One Oncorhynchus keta strain PuntledgeMale-10-30-2019 chromosome 22, Oket_V2, whole genome shotgun sequence DNA window includes the following coding sequences:
- the LOC118401036 gene encoding CCR4-NOT transcription complex subunit 1 isoform X15, with protein MNLDSLSLALSQISYLVDNLTKKNYRASQQEIQHIVNRHGPEADRHLLRCLFSHVDFSGDGKSSGKDFHQFLIQECVSLISKPNFISTLCYAIDNPLHYQKSLKPSAHLFTQLSKVLKLSKVQEVIFGLALLNSCNADLRGFAAQFVKQKLPDLLRSYVDADLGVNQEGGFQDIAIEVLHLLLSHLLFGQKGASGVGQEQIDAFLKTLCRDFPQARCPVVLAPLLYPEKRDILMDRILPDSGELAKTMMESSLAEFMQEVGYGFCASLDECRNIILQYGVREVTASQVARVLGMMARTHSGLSDGIPLQSISAPGSGIWSDGKDKSDGSQAHTWNVEVLIDVVKEVNPNLNFKEVTYELDHPGFMIRDSKGLQMVVYGIQRGLGMEVFPVDLIYRPWKHAEGQLSFIQHSLMSPDVFCFADYPCHTVAIDILKAPPEDDNREIATWKSLDLVESLLRLSEVGQYEQVKQLFSFPIKHCPDMLVLALLQISTSWHTLRHELISTLMPIFLGNHPNSAIILHYAWHGQGQSPSIRQLIMHSMAEWYMRGEQYDQAKLSRILDVAQDLKSLSMLLNGTPFAFVIDLAALASRREYLKLDKWLTDKIREHGVGGEPFIQACVTFLKRRCPSIMGGLAPEKDQPKSAQLPPETMATMLGCLQSCAGSVSQELSETILTMVANCSNVMNKARQPPPGVMPKGRAPSTSSLDAISPVQVSVSPLQMDPLTAMGSLNLSSSATSHTQSMQGFPTPLGSAFSNPQSPAKAFPPLSNPNPSTPFGGIGSLSSQLGNTGPLGSGIGSGLGMPAVSSDPFGTRKMSTPGLNPTTFQQSKMKASDLSQVWPEANQHFSKEIDDEANSYFQRIYNHPPHPTMSVDEVLEMLQRFKDSTIKREREVFNCMLRNLFEEYRFFPQYPDKELHITACLFGGIIEKGLVTYMALGLALRYVLEALRKPFGSKMYYFGIAALDRFKNRLKDYPQYCQHLASIGHFLQFPLHLQEYIEYGQQSRDPPVKMQGSITTPGSLALAQAQAQSQPPKAPQPGQPSTLVTTATATTTVAKTTTITRPTPGSFKKDVPPSINTTNIDTLLVATDQTERIVEPPENVQEKIAFIFNNLSQSNMTQKVEELKETVKEEFMPWVSQYLVMKRVSIEPNFHSLYSNFLDTLKNPEFVKMVLNETYRNIKVLLTSDKAAANFSDRSLLKNLGHWLGMITLAKNKPILYTDLEVKSLLLEAYVKGQQELLYVVPFVAKVLESSLRSVIFRPQNPWTMAIMNVLAELHTEHDLKLNLKFEIEVLCKNLSLDINDLKPGTLLKDKDKLKTLEEQLSAPKKEAKPPEEMIPIVSTAAPSTPAPTTTCSATGPPTPQFSYHDINVYALAGLAPHINININIPLLQAHPQLKQCVRQSIERAVQELVHPVVDRSIKIAMTTCEQIVRKDFALDSEESRMRVAAHHMMRNLTAGMAMITCREPLLMSIATNLKNSFAAALRAPTPQQREMMEEAAARVAQDNCELACCFIQKTAVEKAGPEMDKRLATEFELRKHARQEGRRYCDPVVLTYQAERMPEQIRLKVGGVDPKQLAVYEEFARNVPGFLPSNDLSQPTGFLAQPMKQQAWATDDVAQIYDKCMADLEQHLHAIPPALSMNPQTQALRSLLEAVALARNSRDGIAALGLLQKAVEGLLDATSGADADLLLRYRECHLLVLKALQDGRAYGPLWCNKQITRCLIECRDEYKYNVEAVELLIRNHLVNMQQYDLHLAQSMENGLHYMAVAFAMQLVKLLLVDERSVSHITEADLFHTIETLMRTSAHSRANAPEGLPQLMDVVRSNYEAMIDRAHGGPNFMMHSGISQASEYDDPPGLREKAEYLLREWVNLYHSAAAGRDSTKAFSAFVGQMHQQGILKTDDLITRFFRLCTEMCVEISYRAQAEQQHNPAASAAIIRAKCYHNLDAFVRLIALLVKHSGEATNTVTKINLLNKVLGIVVGVLIQDHDVRQTEFQQLPYHRIFIMLLLELNAPEHVLETINFQTLTAFCNTFHILRPTKAPGFVYAWLELISHRIFIARMLAHTPQQKGWPMYAQLLIDLFKYLAPFLRNVELNKPMQILYKGTLRVLLVLLHDFPEFLCDYHYGFCDVIPPNCIQLRNLILSAFPRNMRLPDPFTPNLKVDMLSEINIAPRILTNFTGVMPSQFKKDLDSYLKTRSPVTFLSELRSNLQVSNEPGNRYNIQLINALVLYVGTQAIAHIHNKGSTPSMSTITHSAHMDIFQNLAVDLDTEGRYLFLNAIANQLRYPNSHTHYFSCTMLYLFAEANTEAIQEQITRVLLERLIVNRPHPWGLLITFIELIKNPAFKFWSHDFVHCAPEIEKLFQSVAQCCMGQKQAQQVMEGTGAS; from the exons ATGAATCTTGACTCGCTCTCGCTGGCTTTGTCTCAAATCAGCTACCTGGTGGACAATTTAACAAAGAAAAACTACAGAGCCAGCCAGCAGGAAATACAGCAT ATTGTGAATCGTCACGGCCCTGAGGCGGACAGGCATTTATTACGCTGTCTCTTCTCCCATGTGGATTTCAGTGGTGATGGTAAAAGCAGTGGCAAAGATTTTCATCAG TTTCTGATCCAGGAGTGTGTTTCACTGATTTCAAAGCCTAATTTTATTTCAACACTTTGCTACGCCATCGACAATCCTTTGCACTACCAGAAG AGTTTGAAGCCGTCGGCCCACTTGTTCACTCAGTTGAGTAAAGTTCTCAAGCTAAGCAAGGTTCAAGAA GTGATATTTGGCCTTGCTTTGCTCAATTCGTGCAACGCAGACCTTCGTGGTTTTG CCGCGCAGTTCGTCAAACAAAAGCTCCCTGATCTCCTCCGCTCGTACGTGGACGCTGACCTTGGCGTTAACCAGGAAGGTGGCTTCCAAGATATTGCCATAGAGGTACTGCACCTGCTCCTCTCCCATCTTCTGTTTGGCCAGAAGGGAGCCAGTGGCGTCGGACAAGAGCAGATTGACGCTTTCCTCAAGACACTGTGCAGAG attTCCCGCAGGCGCGCTGCCCTGTGGTGCTTGCACCGCTGCTGTACCCTGAAAAACGGGACATTCTGATGGACAGGATTCTGCCAGACTCGGGAGAGTTAGCCAAGACCATGATGGAGAGTTCTCTTGCAGAGTTCATGCAGGAAGTTGGCTATGGCTTTTGTGCAAG CCTTGATGAATGCCGCAACATAATTCTACAGTATGGGGTACGAGAGGTTACTGCCAGCCAGGTGGCCAGGGTCCTGGGGATGATGGCTCGTACCCACTCTGGCTTGTCTGATGGAATCCCCCTACAG TCCATCTCTGCTCCCGGCAGTGGCATTTGGAGTGATGGAAAGGACAAAAGTGATGGTTCTCAGGCCCACACTTGGAATGTAGAAGTTCTGATTGACGTGGTCAAAGAAGTT AACCCCAATCTGAACTTCAAAGAGGTGACCTACGAGCTCGATCACCCTGGCTTTATGATCCGGGACAGTAAGGGTCTTCAGATGGTGGTGTATGGGATCCAGAGGGGCCTGGGTATGGAAGTGTTCCCTGTCGACCTCATCTACCGGCCCTGGAAGCATGCTGAGGGACAG CTGTCATTCATTCAGCACTCCCTCATGAGCCCAGATGTGTTCTGCTTCGCTGACTACCCCTGCCACACCGTAGCCATCGACATACTGAAGGCGCCACCCGAGGACGATAACAGGGAGATAGCCACCTG GAAGAGCCTGGACCTGGTGGAGAGCCTCCTGCGCCTCTCTGAGGTGGGCCAGTACGAGCAGGTGAAGCAGCTCTTCAGTTTCCCCATCAAACACTGTCCTGACATGCTGGTGCTGGCGCTGCTGCAGATCAGCACCTCCTGGCACACCCTGCGCCACGAGCTCATCTCCACCCTCATGCCCATCTTCCTGGGCAACCACCCCAACTCCGCCATCATCTTGCACTACGCGTGGCACGGACAGGGCCAGTCCCCCTCTATCCGCCAGCTGATCATGCACTCGATGGCAGAGTGGTACATGAGAGGAGAGCAGTACGACCAGGCCAAGCTGTCCCGCATCCTGGATGTGGCCCAGGACTTGAAG tctctttcaATGCTGCTAAATGGTACTCCATTTGCCTTTGTTATTGACCTTGCTGCACTTGCCTCTCGCCGTGAATACCTCAAACTTGACAAATGGCTGACTGACAAAATCCGAGAGCACGGGGTGGGTGGC GAGCCCTTCATCCAGGCATGTGTAACGTTCCTGAAGAGGCGCTGTCCCTCTATTATGGGTGGTCTGGCCCCAGAGAAGGACCAGCCCAAAAGCGCCCAGCTCCCCCCGGAAACGATGGCTACCATGCTGGGCTGTCTGCAGTCCTGTGCCGG GAGTGTGTCTCAAGAGCTCTCTGAGACTATCTTGACCATGGTTGCCAACTGTAGCAACGTCATGAACAAAGCCCGCCAGCCACCACCGGGGGTCATGCCAAAGGGACGTGCTCCCAGCACCAGCAGCCTAGACGCCATTTCCCCTGTGCAGGTATCGGTGTCTCCTCTCCAG ATGGATCCCCTGACAGCCATGGGTTCACTGAACCTGAGcagctctgccacctctcacaCACAGAGCATGCAGGGCTTCCCTACCCCGCTGGGCTCTGCCTTCAGCAACCCCCAGTCCCCAGCTAAGGCCTTCCCTCCACTgtccaaccccaaccccagcacACCGTTTGGGGGGATTGGAAGCCTCTCTTCACAGCTAGGTAACACAG GTCCGCTGGGATCAGGCATTGGTTCTGGTCTTGGAATGCCAGCGGTGAGCAGCGATCCGTTTGGGACGAGGAAGATGAGCACACCGGGCCTGAATCCGACCACCTTTCAGCAGAGTAAGATGAAGGCCT CTGACTTATCTCAGGTGTGGCCCGAGGCTAACCAGCACTTTAGTAAGGAGATTGACGATGAGGCTAACAGTTACTTCCAGCGCATCTACAACCACCCTCCGCACCCCACCATGTCTGTGGATGAG GTGCTGGAGATGTTGCAGAGGTTCAAGGACTCCACCATCAAGCGAGAGCGGGAGGTCTTTAACTGTATGCTGAGGAACTTGTTTGAGGAGTACCGCTTCTTCCCCCAGTACCCCGACAAGGAGCTGCACATCACCGCCTGCCTGTTCGGGGGGATCATCGAGAAGGGTCTTGTCACCTACATGGCCCTTGGACTGGCCCTCAGATATGTCCTTGAAGCCTTAAGGAAGCCATTTGGATCCAAAATGTATTACTTTGGAATCGCTGCTCTAGATAGATTCAAAAATAG gctgaAGGACTATCCCCAATATTGTCAGCACTTGGCCTCGATCGGCCACTTTCTGCAATTCCCCCTTCATTTGCAAGAG TATATCGAGTATGGCCAACAGTCACGGGATCCTCCAGTGAAGATGCAAGGATCCATCACCACCCCTGGAAGCCTGGCGTTGGCTCAAGCTCAGGCCCAGTCTCAGCCTCCCAAAGCCCCCCAGCCTGGACAGCCCAGCACCCTGGTCACCACAGCTACCGCCACCACCACTGTCGCCAAAACCACTACCATCACCCGACCTACCCCTGGCAGCTTCAAGAAGGATGTGCCG CCTTCCATCAACACCACAAACATTGACACTCTGCTAGTAGCAACAGACCAAACTGAGAGGATTGTGGAACCCCCAGAGAATGTTCAAGAGAAAATTGCTTTCATCTTCAATAACCTGTCACAATCCAACATGACACAGAAG GTCGAGGAGTTAAAGGAAACTGTGAAAGAGGAGTTTATGCCCTGGGTTTCCCAGTATCTTGTCATGAAAAGGGTCAGCATCGAGCCCAACTTCCACAGCCTATATTCCAACTTTCTAGACACCCTGAAGAACCCCGAGTTTGTCAAAATGGTCCTGAATGAAACTTACAGAAACATCAAG GTTCTCCTTACCTCTGATAAGGCAGCTGCAAACTTCTCTGATCGATCCCTACTGAAGAACTTGGGCCACTGGCTTGGCATGATCACTCTGGCTAAAAACAAGCCCATCCTGTACACG GATTTGGAGGTGAAATCCCTCTTGTTGGAAGCCTATGTCAAGGGGCAGCAGGAGCTACTCTATGTGGTCCCGTTTGTGGCCAAAGTCCTGGAATCCAGTTTGCGTAGTGTG ATCTTCCGACCTCAGAATCCCTGGACCATGGCCATCATGAATGTTCTGGCAGAGTTGCATACGGAACATGATCTAAAG CTGAACTTAAAGTTTGAGATTGAGGTGCTGTGTAAGAACTTATCACTGGACATCAACGACCTGAAGCCTGGCACCCTGCTGAAAGACAAAGACAAGTTGAAGACTCTGGAGGAGCAGCTCTCTGCACCAAAGAAAGAGGCCAAGCCCCCTGAAGAAATGATCCCTATTGTTAGCACAG CTGCACCATCCACTCCCGCCCCAACCACCACTTGCTCAGCTACTGGGCCCCCTACCCCGCAGTTTAGCTATCATGACATCAATGTGTACGCCCTTGCAGGGCTAGCCCCTCACATCAATATCAACATCAAC ATCCCCTTGCTTCAAGCCCACCCTCAGCTCAAGCAGTGTGTGAGACAGTCCATTGAGCGGGCTGTGCAAGAGCTTGTCCACCCCGTAGTGGACCGCTCCATCAAGATTGCCATGACCACCTGCGAGCAGATCGTCAGGAAGGACTTTGCTCTGGACTCGGAGGAGTCGCGCATGCGTGTGGCAGCTCATCATATGATGCGCAACTTGACCGCCGGCATGGCCATGATCACCTGCCGGGAGCCCCTGCTCATGAGCATCGCCACCAACCTGAAGAACAGCTTTGCCGCTGCCCTCAGG GCCCCCACCCCCcagcagagagagatgatggaggaaGCTGCTGCCAGGGTTGCCCAGGACAACTGTGAGCTGGCCTGCTGCTTCATCCAGAAGACTGCAGTGGAGAAGGCTGGCCCAGAGATGGACAAGAGGCTGGCGACG GAGTTTGAGCTGAGGAAGCATGCCCGTCAGGAGGGCCGTCGCTACTGTGACCCCGTTGTGCTGACCTACCAGGCTGAGCGCATGCCAGAGCAGATCAGACTCAAG GTTGGAGGCGTAGACCCCAAACAGCTGGCGGTGTATGAGGAGTTTGCCCGGAATGTTCCAGGCTTCCTACCCAGCAACGACCTGTCTCAGCCCACAGGATTCCTTGCCCAGCCCATGAAG caacaggcaTGGGCCACGGACGACGTGGCTCAGATCTATGACAAGTGCATGGCAGACCTGGAGCAGCACCTCCACGCCATCCCTCCAGCGCTGTCCATGAACCCTCAGACCCAGGCTTTGCGCAGCCTACTGGAGGCTGTGGCCCTAGCCAGGAACTCCCGGGATGGCATTGCCGCTCTGGGCCTGCTGCAGAAG GCTGTGGAGGGTCTGCTGGATGCTACCAGTGGTGCCGATGCCGACTTGCTTCTGCGGTACAGAGAGTGCCACCTGCTGGTGCTCAAAGCCCTCCAGGACGGCCGGGCATACGGGCCACTGTGGTGCAACAAGCAGATTACCAG GTGCCTGATTGAGTGCCGTGATGAGTACAAGTACAACGTGGAGGCTGTGGAGCTGCTGATCAGAAACCACCTGGTCAACATGCAGCAGTACGACCTGCACCTGGCACAG TCTATGGAGAATGGGCTGCACTACATGGCGGTGGCGTTTGCCATGCAGCTGGTGAAGCTGCTGTTGGTGGATGAGCGCAGTGTGAGCCACATTACCGAGGCAGACTTGTTCCACACTATCGAGACTCTGATGCGAACCAGCGCCCACTCCAGGGCCAACGCACCTGAGGG GCTTCCTCAGCTGATGGACGTGGTCCGTTCCAACTACGAGGCCATGATCGACCGGGCCCACGGAGGACCCAACTTTATGATGCACTCTGGCATCTCCCAGGCATCCGAGTACGACGACCCACCGGGCCTGAGGGAGAAGGCTGAGTACCTGCTGAGGGAATGGGTCAACCTGTACCACTCTGCAGCTGCCGGCCGGGACAGTACCAAGGCCTTCTCTGCCTTTGTGGGCCAG ATGCACCAGCAGGGCATTCTGAAGACCGATGACCTGATCACTCGTTTCTTCCGGCTGTGCACGGAGATGTGTGTGGAGATTAGCTACCGCGCCcaggccgagcagcagcacaacccCGCGGCCAGCGCCGCCATCATCAGAGCCAAGTGTTACCATAACCTGGATGCCTTTGTGCGCCTCATCGCCCTGCTGGTCAAGCACTCCGGAGAGGCCACCAACACTGTCACCAAGATCAACCTGCTCAACAAG GTTCTAGGTATTGTGGTTGGAGTGTTGATCCAGGACCATGATGTGAGGCAGACTGAGTTCCAGCAGTTGCCTTACCACCGCATCTTCATCATGCTGTTGCTCGAGCTCAATGCCCCCGAGCACGTGCTGGAGACCATCAACTTCCAGACCCTCACCGCCTTCTG CAACACTTTCCACATCCTGAGGCCTACCAAAGCCCCTGGCTTTGTTTACGCTTGGCTGGAGTTGATCTCTCACCGTATCTTCATCGCCAGGATGCTGGCGCACACCCCACAGCAGAAG GGTTGGCCCATGTATGCCCAACTTCTCATTGATCTGTTCAAGTACCTGGCGCCCTTCCTGAGGAATGTTGAGCTTAACAAACCTATGCAAATCCTCTACAAG GGTACCCTGCGTGTCCTTCTGGTCCTACTGCATGACTTCCCAGAGTTCCTGTGTGACTACCACTACGGCTTCTGCGACGTCATCCCACCCAACTGCATCCAGCTCCGCAACCTGATTCTGAGTGCCTTCCCACGCAACATGAGGCTTCCAGACCCCTTCACTCCCAATCTGAAG GTTGACATGCTCAGCGAGATCAACATTGCGCCGCGCATCCTCACAAACTTCACCGGAGTGATGCCCTCTCAGTTCAAGAAGGATCTGGACTCGTACCTGAAGACGCGCTCCCCCGTCACCTTCCTCTCTGAGCTCCGCAGCAATCTGCAG GTGTCAAATGAGCCAGGCAACCGTTACAACATCCAGCTGATCAACGCTCTGGTGCTGTATGTGGGAACCCAGGCCATCGCACACATCCACAACAAGGGCAGCACCCCCTCCATGAGCACCATCACTCACTCAGCCCACATGGACATCTTCCAGAACCTGGCTGTGGACCTGGACACTGAGG GGCGTTATCTCTTCCTGAATGCCATTGCCAATCAGCTGCGCTACCCAAACAGCCACACCCATTACTTCAGCTGCACCATGCTGTACCTGTTTGCTGAGGCCAACACTGAGGCAATCCAGGAGCAGATTACCAG GGTTCTTCTGGAGAGGCTGATTGTGAACCGGCCTCATCCCTGGGGACTGCTCATCACCTTCATCGAGCTCATCAAGAATCCCGCCTTCAAGTTCTGGAGCCACGACTTTGTACACTGTGCCCCGGAGATCGAGAA gttgtTCCAGTCAGTGGCTCAGTGCTGCATGGGGCAAAAGCAGGCTCAGCAGGTGATGGAGGGCACTGGtgccagttag